The Fervidibacillus albus genome contains a region encoding:
- a CDS encoding RluA family pseudouridine synthase produces MNQLVLKWTIQGKDREKTVKQFLQEQKLSRQSLTEIKYRGGALLIDEREVTVRHRLEEGERLKVVFPKEEKSVNFIPEPLPFSIVYEDAYLLVVNKPPFLNTIPSPIEPSGSLANGVLHYFENIGLFSTPHIVTRLDKNTSGLVLVAKFRHVHHLLNSSTHPTFLKKEYEAFVEGKIDPKMGLIDAPIGRKEGSIIERIVSEDGQSARTRYRLIRQYDQFAHLRLQLDTGRTHQIRVHMAHIGHPLLGDDLYGGNRDMMNRQALHCKQLTFIHPMKKRLLQVTADLPKDMVQLIQQNRLDER; encoded by the coding sequence ATGAATCAATTGGTTTTAAAATGGACTATCCAGGGGAAAGATCGGGAAAAGACGGTAAAGCAATTTTTACAGGAACAAAAGCTATCGAGGCAATCGTTAACGGAAATTAAGTACCGTGGTGGTGCTTTGCTTATCGATGAACGGGAAGTCACGGTAAGGCATCGGTTGGAAGAAGGGGAACGGTTGAAGGTCGTATTTCCGAAAGAGGAAAAAAGTGTGAATTTCATTCCAGAACCCCTTCCTTTTTCTATCGTCTATGAGGACGCTTATTTATTGGTTGTAAATAAGCCTCCATTTTTAAATACGATTCCATCACCGATTGAACCGTCAGGCAGTTTGGCCAATGGGGTTCTCCATTATTTTGAAAACATCGGATTATTTTCAACACCCCATATTGTGACACGATTGGATAAAAATACGTCAGGGCTCGTATTAGTAGCGAAATTTCGTCACGTCCACCATCTGTTAAATTCAAGTACGCACCCGACGTTTTTGAAAAAGGAGTACGAAGCGTTCGTGGAAGGGAAAATCGATCCGAAAATGGGTCTCATCGATGCGCCGATTGGGAGAAAAGAAGGCAGCATCATTGAACGAATAGTTTCAGAGGACGGTCAATCGGCAAGAACCCGCTATCGGCTGATTCGTCAATACGATCAATTCGCCCATCTCCGTTTACAGTTGGATACGGGAAGGACCCATCAAATTCGGGTCCATATGGCTCATATCGGCCATCCCCTCCTAGGCGACGATTTATACGGAGGAAATCGGGATATGATGAATCGCCAAGCGTTACATTGTAAACAATTGACGTTTATCCATCCGATGAAAAAACGATTATTGCAAGTTACGGCGGATTTACCAAAAGATATGGTTCAGCTAATACAACAGAATCGGTTGGATGAAAGATAA
- a CDS encoding NAD kinase gives MKYTVISKGDEKSNEIMNDLNDRLFSHGFSFDEEKPDIVISVGGDGTLLYAFQTYRHRLQETAFVGVHTGHLGFYADWVPSEIEKLVKAIVTMEKEVVEYPLLEVVIQFDDGKRNESYLALNEGTIKTKEGTFVMDVEINGELFERFRGDGLCISTPSGSTAYNKALGGAIIHPSLASIQIAEMASINNRVFRTIGSPLILPSHHYCDLKPVTGDEFVIGIDHLSFEQGNVRSIRCQVAKEKIRFARYKPFPFWDRVKASFIGE, from the coding sequence ATGAAATACACGGTTATATCAAAAGGGGATGAAAAATCGAACGAAATTATGAATGATTTGAATGACCGTTTATTTTCCCACGGCTTTTCATTTGATGAAGAAAAACCGGATATCGTCATCTCGGTTGGTGGAGATGGAACGTTGTTATACGCCTTTCAAACATATCGACATCGATTGCAAGAAACGGCCTTTGTCGGTGTACATACGGGGCACTTAGGTTTTTACGCCGATTGGGTGCCTAGTGAAATTGAAAAACTCGTAAAGGCTATTGTGACAATGGAAAAAGAAGTCGTGGAATATCCCTTATTAGAAGTTGTCATCCAGTTCGACGATGGGAAGAGAAACGAATCGTACCTCGCTTTGAACGAAGGAACAATCAAAACGAAAGAAGGCACCTTCGTGATGGATGTGGAAATTAATGGGGAGCTTTTCGAACGATTTCGTGGGGATGGATTATGTATTTCCACACCATCGGGAAGTACAGCATATAATAAAGCGCTCGGTGGGGCGATTATTCATCCTTCATTAGCATCGATCCAAATTGCAGAAATGGCATCGATTAACAATCGAGTATTTCGAACGATCGGATCGCCGCTTATTTTACCGAGTCATCATTATTGTGATTTAAAACCAGTGACCGGTGATGAATTTGTGATCGGCATCGACCATTTATCATTCGAGCAAGGAAACGTTCGGTCGATTCGTTGCCAGGTGGCGAAAGAGAAAATTCGGTTTGCCCGATATAAACCGTTTCCGTTTTGGGATCGGGTAAAGGCTTCCTTTATCGGAGAATAA
- a CDS encoding GTP pyrophosphokinase, giving the protein MEDWEQFLEPYRQAVEELKIKFKSIRRQFELEDCHSPIEFVTGRVKLIPSILDKMRQKNIPFDQLDTINDIAGIRIMCQFVDDIKKVVELLRKRTDIEIIEEKDYISHKKKSGYRSYHVIIRYPVQTIRGEKKVLAEIQIRTLAMNFWATIEHSLNYKYNGQFPEDIQFRLQRAAEAAFLLDEEMSLIREEIREAQAFFSSKKEK; this is encoded by the coding sequence TTGGAAGATTGGGAACAATTTCTCGAACCGTATCGGCAAGCGGTAGAAGAATTAAAAATTAAGTTTAAAAGCATCCGGAGACAATTTGAATTGGAAGATTGCCATTCACCGATTGAATTCGTAACTGGACGAGTGAAGCTGATTCCGAGTATATTGGATAAAATGAGGCAAAAGAACATTCCCTTTGATCAACTGGATACGATTAATGATATTGCAGGGATACGAATTATGTGTCAATTCGTGGACGATATTAAGAAAGTCGTTGAGCTGTTGCGGAAACGGACCGATATTGAAATCATCGAGGAGAAGGATTATATTTCCCATAAAAAGAAAAGTGGGTATCGATCTTATCACGTCATCATTCGCTATCCCGTTCAGACGATTCGTGGCGAGAAAAAGGTGTTAGCGGAAATTCAAATTCGAACATTGGCGATGAATTTTTGGGCTACGATTGAGCATTCATTGAACTATAAATATAACGGACAATTCCCAGAAGATATCCAATTTCGTCTACAACGCGCAGCAGAGGCGGCGTTTTTGTTAGATGAGGAAATGTCTTTAATTCGAGAAGAAATTCGCGAAGCACAGGCGTTTTTTTCGAGCAAAAAAGAAAAATGA
- a CDS encoding CYTH domain-containing protein yields MQHVEIEFKNLLTKQEFDRLKNHFSIQEIDFFCQVNNYFDTPDFLLKTNGMALRIRKKNNSFELTLKEPNEVGLLETNEPIAKEDVQAMLAGTSFFQGEIKTRLEQLNIRTDTIVHFGQLTTFRAEFPYRDGLAVLDKNLYFKMVDYELEYEVTDEKIGEKHFTDLLHTFQIPRRKTENKIVRFYKEKMRQQSIE; encoded by the coding sequence ATGCAACATGTAGAAATTGAATTTAAAAATTTATTGACGAAACAGGAATTTGATCGATTGAAAAATCATTTTTCCATCCAAGAAATAGATTTTTTTTGTCAAGTGAATAATTATTTCGACACCCCGGATTTTTTATTAAAAACAAACGGAATGGCACTAAGAATTCGAAAAAAAAATAACTCCTTTGAACTAACGTTGAAGGAACCGAATGAAGTCGGTCTATTGGAAACGAACGAGCCGATTGCAAAGGAAGATGTACAAGCGATGTTAGCCGGGACATCGTTTTTTCAAGGGGAAATCAAAACTCGGTTGGAACAGTTGAACATTCGAACGGATACGATCGTCCATTTCGGTCAATTAACGACTTTTCGAGCAGAATTTCCTTATCGGGATGGACTAGCCGTTTTGGACAAAAATTTATATTTTAAAATGGTCGATTATGAATTAGAATATGAAGTAACGGATGAAAAAATTGGCGAAAAACATTTTACCGATCTTCTACATACGTTTCAAATTCCGAGGAGAAAAACGGAGAATAAAATCGTCCGTTTTTATAAAGAAAAAATGCGCCAACAATCGATAGAGTAA
- a CDS encoding lytic transglycosylase domain-containing protein produces MNVQQIRTWLEIQALKSIGENDRTESVLWEQTNFSDLLTQLLNTEKETGEEMNSVFLTNSQTNYSTSVVNTNYENIIQEAALTYDLPEQLIYAVIKNESNFNPNAESPAGARGLMQLMPETAESLGVQSIDDPKENIMGGAKYLRMMLDRFNRIDLALAAYNAGPGNVEKYNGIPPFDETIRYVKNVMNDFLA; encoded by the coding sequence ATGAACGTCCAACAAATCCGTACTTGGTTGGAAATTCAAGCCCTAAAATCCATCGGGGAGAACGACAGAACGGAATCTGTCCTTTGGGAGCAGACGAATTTTTCCGATCTTTTAACTCAGTTATTAAATACGGAAAAAGAAACTGGAGAGGAAATGAATTCCGTATTCCTAACCAATTCACAAACAAATTATTCAACATCCGTTGTAAATACGAATTATGAAAATATTATTCAAGAAGCTGCTTTAACATATGATTTACCGGAGCAGTTAATCTATGCCGTTATTAAAAATGAATCGAATTTTAATCCGAATGCTGAAAGTCCAGCGGGAGCCCGCGGTTTAATGCAATTAATGCCTGAGACGGCCGAATCCCTCGGGGTACAATCGATTGATGATCCAAAGGAAAACATTATGGGAGGAGCAAAATATTTACGTATGATGCTCGACCGTTTCAACCGTATTGATTTAGCCCTTGCCGCCTATAATGCCGGACCTGGTAATGTGGAAAAATACAACGGCATCCCTCCCTTTGATGAAACGATTCGTTACGTAAAAAACGTCATGAATGATTTTCTTGCATAA
- a CDS encoding ClpXP adapter SpxH family protein, which yields MIDKNKQGGKFPSLPWQENRPLELYFFIDPLCVDCFSLEPIIKKLQVEYGHYFSLTYVLSGKTTELLASIPPAKKSYSALKLIKRISAKDCFQCGEEIHLPQHFLASIAIKAAELQGRKAGIRYLRKLHEFIYVKNENIHELTTLIRCAKEADLDVEEFSKDIHSSSTSHAFQCDLKITCEMDVNEIPTVVFFNNKVEEEGLKLTGVYPYEIYRDIFTEMLGKKPIKHPLPSLLTFLKHYQFVTTREIALVYNWSHLQVEKEMKKLKLQQLVEKYQSAFGTFWRYTGKQ from the coding sequence GTGATTGACAAAAACAAACAAGGTGGAAAATTTCCATCCCTCCCTTGGCAAGAGAATCGACCGTTAGAACTATATTTTTTCATAGATCCATTATGTGTCGATTGTTTTTCACTAGAACCGATCATAAAAAAATTACAAGTCGAATATGGACACTATTTTTCTTTAACCTACGTTTTAAGTGGAAAGACGACTGAATTGTTGGCATCCATTCCTCCCGCAAAAAAGAGTTATTCCGCTTTAAAACTTATCAAAAGGATTAGTGCAAAGGATTGTTTCCAATGTGGCGAGGAAATCCATCTTCCACAACATTTTCTCGCTTCCATCGCGATTAAGGCAGCTGAACTACAAGGAAGAAAAGCAGGTATTCGTTATTTACGGAAATTGCACGAATTTATTTACGTAAAAAACGAAAACATCCATGAGTTAACTACCCTTATTCGTTGTGCAAAGGAAGCCGATTTGGATGTAGAAGAATTTTCCAAAGATATCCACTCGTCTAGCACGTCCCATGCGTTCCAATGCGATTTGAAAATCACGTGTGAAATGGATGTAAACGAAATTCCGACCGTCGTATTTTTTAATAACAAAGTGGAAGAAGAAGGATTGAAACTAACCGGGGTGTATCCGTACGAAATTTATAGAGATATTTTTACGGAAATGTTAGGGAAAAAACCGATCAAACATCCCCTTCCCTCTTTACTAACCTTTCTGAAACATTATCAGTTTGTGACAACACGGGAAATCGCCCTCGTATATAATTGGTCCCATTTACAAGTGGAGAAAGAAATGAAAAAATTAAAGCTACAACAACTTGTTGAAAAATATCAATCGGCTTTCGGAACCTTTTGGCGTTATACAGGAAAGCAATAA
- a CDS encoding transposase produces the protein MCSCSKKVRDSVKTIVFNMYSPYITLIKDVFLKAQVMIDKFHIHPLGRVTCLLF, from the coding sequence TTGTGTTCATGTTCAAAAAAAGTCAGAGATTCGGTTAAAACCATTGTCTTTAATATGTACAGTCCTTATATCACATTGATTAAAGATGTATTTCTGAAAGCTCAAGTTATGATCGATAAATTCCATATTCATCCGTTGGGGCGTGTCACTTGTCTTTTATTTTGA
- the pepF gene encoding oligoendopeptidase F, which translates to MTGAVKKLPARSEIPKEATWRLEDIFETDELWEKEFQEINDLLPKASEFQGTLGNSAEQLFKALTYRDEVMYRLGKLYTYAHMRYDQDTTNGTYQGMNDRAQMLYTRASSQFAFIVPEILSIDEEKIQQFLSENEQLKLYEHAIEEINLHRPHVLSAEMESVLAQASDVFGASSNTFGMLNNADLQFPTIQDENGDEVEVTHGRYINFLESDDRRVRRDAFKAVYDTYGKFQNTFASTLSGQVKRDNFIASVRKYDSARHAALSSNQIPEKVYDQLVDTVNKNLHLLHRYVQLRKRMLKLDDLHMYDLYTPLVKDVKMDLSYDEAKDIVLKGLAPLGEEYVAILKEGFENRWVDVYENKGKRSGAYSSGAYGTNPYILMNWQNNVNNLYTLAHEFGHSVHSYLTRKHQPYPYGNYSIFVAEVASTCNENLLTDYLLKTLDDDKKRLYILNHFLEGFRGTVFRQTMFAEFEHDIHVRAARGEALTADLLTNVYYDLNKKYFGEGMTVDKEIGLEWARIPHFYYNYYVYQYATGFSAASALSKQIIEEGTPAVERYFGFLKAGSSDYPIEVLKKAGVDMTSAKPVEEALRVFEEKLNEMEQLLTSAE; encoded by the coding sequence ATGACGGGTGCAGTGAAAAAACTTCCTGCAAGAAGTGAAATACCAAAAGAAGCAACGTGGCGATTAGAAGATATTTTCGAAACGGACGAATTATGGGAAAAAGAATTTCAAGAAATCAACGACTTACTACCGAAAGCATCGGAATTTCAAGGCACGTTAGGCAATAGTGCGGAACAATTGTTCAAAGCGTTAACCTATCGGGATGAGGTCATGTATCGACTTGGAAAATTGTATACGTACGCTCATATGCGCTACGATCAAGATACGACGAACGGCACGTATCAAGGAATGAACGATCGGGCCCAAATGTTGTATACGCGGGCGAGCAGTCAATTTGCTTTCATCGTCCCAGAAATTTTGTCGATCGACGAGGAAAAAATTCAACAATTTCTATCGGAAAATGAACAATTGAAGCTTTATGAACATGCAATTGAAGAAATCAATTTGCATCGTCCCCATGTGTTATCGGCAGAAATGGAATCCGTATTAGCCCAAGCATCCGATGTTTTCGGAGCATCGAGCAATACGTTCGGCATGTTAAATAATGCGGATTTGCAATTTCCGACGATTCAAGATGAAAATGGGGATGAAGTGGAAGTCACTCACGGTCGTTATATTAACTTTTTAGAAAGCGACGACCGTAGAGTTCGGCGGGATGCCTTTAAAGCTGTTTACGATACGTACGGAAAATTCCAAAATACGTTTGCCAGCACTCTCAGTGGTCAGGTGAAACGGGATAATTTTATCGCATCCGTTCGTAAATACGATTCCGCACGCCATGCAGCACTTTCATCGAATCAAATTCCAGAAAAAGTGTATGATCAATTGGTCGATACGGTGAATAAAAATCTTCATCTTCTCCATCGTTACGTACAATTACGGAAACGGATGTTGAAGCTCGATGATCTCCATATGTACGACTTGTATACACCCCTCGTGAAAGATGTGAAAATGGATCTTTCCTACGATGAGGCGAAGGATATCGTTTTAAAAGGATTAGCACCTCTCGGGGAAGAATATGTGGCGATTTTAAAGGAAGGATTTGAAAATCGTTGGGTCGATGTTTATGAAAATAAAGGAAAACGCAGTGGGGCATATTCGTCCGGAGCATATGGAACGAATCCGTATATTTTAATGAACTGGCAAAATAACGTAAACAATTTATACACGCTAGCCCATGAATTCGGCCATTCCGTTCATAGTTATTTAACGAGAAAACATCAACCGTATCCGTACGGTAATTATTCCATTTTTGTTGCTGAAGTCGCATCCACTTGTAACGAAAATCTTTTAACCGATTATTTATTAAAGACGTTGGATGATGATAAAAAACGGTTGTACATTTTAAATCACTTTTTGGAAGGATTCCGTGGAACGGTTTTCCGGCAGACGATGTTCGCTGAATTTGAACACGATATCCATGTGCGCGCTGCCCGTGGAGAGGCGTTGACAGCCGACTTATTAACGAACGTCTATTACGATTTGAACAAAAAATATTTCGGTGAAGGCATGACCGTAGATAAAGAAATCGGCTTGGAATGGGCGAGAATCCCACATTTTTATTACAATTATTACGTTTATCAATACGCCACTGGATTTAGTGCAGCTTCCGCTTTAAGTAAGCAAATTATTGAGGAAGGAACACCTGCTGTCGAACGTTATTTCGGATTTTTGAAAGCCGGAAGTTCTGACTATCCGATCGAAGTGTTAAAGAAAGCAGGTGTCGATATGACGAGCGCAAAACCGGTGGAAGAGGCTCTACGCGTATTCGAGGAAAAATTAAACGAAATGGAGCAGTTGCTTACATCCGCGGAATAA
- a CDS encoding competence protein CoiA, whose amino-acid sequence MFVAINRSGALCSIFQRSKTYIERLKKEGPFYCPSCKQEVILKVGTRKLPHFAHKKICPVKGEGESQEHMTGKIVIFQWLKKSGFTPEIEKYLPEMNQRPDLYFQWNGKKIAVEFQCSVIPFALVKKRTDQYEKYGFTPIWIVHEKLIRKTYQDLIHFTDFSALFIQNFRYQSFLLSFDPKLRMFFRYTHFLPISKQRAWVDEKVFSSQDHWLQVFEKQIPSFAFYDFWPDKMERWMMTRSLQPRARGDQFLLYFYRHHLHPTRFPPEVGLPLPHMYTIATPPFEWQAYLWHRFLFEKKIGDSFTVRDVYAFVLKEMKGVIQWRNLALFKEFDPMTPIWNYFRFFMEIGLLTKEGDTFMLEKPGPSIFNRGADGSAARKDFFRRYKGIILKKFWLTDSKNKYIL is encoded by the coding sequence ATGTTTGTAGCAATAAACCGTTCGGGGGCGCTTTGTTCAATTTTTCAGCGTTCCAAAACATATATCGAACGTTTGAAAAAGGAAGGACCGTTTTATTGTCCCTCTTGTAAACAGGAAGTTATTTTGAAAGTCGGAACAAGAAAGCTTCCCCATTTCGCTCATAAAAAAATTTGCCCGGTAAAAGGGGAAGGGGAATCACAAGAACATATGACAGGGAAAATAGTCATCTTTCAATGGCTGAAAAAAAGCGGATTTACACCGGAAATTGAAAAGTATTTACCGGAAATGAACCAGCGGCCGGATCTATATTTTCAGTGGAACGGAAAAAAGATCGCCGTCGAATTTCAATGTTCCGTTATCCCATTTGCATTGGTAAAAAAACGGACAGACCAATATGAAAAATACGGATTCACTCCCATTTGGATCGTTCACGAAAAACTCATTCGGAAAACGTATCAGGATTTGATCCATTTTACTGACTTTTCCGCATTATTTATTCAAAATTTCCGATATCAATCATTTCTACTATCATTCGATCCTAAATTACGTATGTTTTTTCGTTATACTCATTTTCTGCCCATCTCTAAGCAACGGGCATGGGTAGATGAAAAGGTATTTTCCAGTCAAGATCATTGGCTCCAAGTTTTTGAAAAACAAATCCCGTCCTTTGCATTTTACGACTTTTGGCCGGATAAAATGGAAAGATGGATGATGACCCGTTCTTTGCAGCCGCGGGCAAGAGGAGATCAATTTTTGTTGTATTTTTATCGACATCATCTTCACCCGACGAGATTTCCTCCTGAAGTCGGCCTTCCTCTGCCACATATGTATACGATTGCAACCCCCCCGTTTGAATGGCAAGCGTACCTATGGCATCGGTTTTTATTCGAAAAAAAAATCGGAGACTCCTTTACCGTTCGAGACGTCTATGCCTTCGTTTTGAAAGAAATGAAAGGGGTGATTCAGTGGCGAAACTTAGCTTTATTCAAAGAATTTGACCCGATGACACCGATTTGGAACTATTTTCGTTTTTTTATGGAAATTGGACTTTTAACGAAGGAAGGGGATACGTTCATGCTGGAAAAACCCGGTCCATCTATTTTTAATCGAGGAGCAGACGGTTCTGCCGCACGGAAGGACTTCTTTCGACGATACAAAGGAATTATATTGAAAAAATTTTGGTTGACTGATTCGAAAAATAAGTATATTTTATAA
- the mecA gene encoding adaptor protein MecA codes for MEIERINENTVKFFISYVDVEERGFDREEIWYNREKSEELFWEMMDEVHEEEGFVFDGPLWIQVQALEKGLEVLVTKAQISKDGNRYELPFSEDKLKELSIDEQIEKYLDDHFYENSLDTTESERNETVSFIADFQDFEDLISLSKRPLPRDMRSRLFSMDQKYYLYTEYSFEHFSEEEVDNMISVILEYGSESKRTLEVLEEYGDEIIEENVFDVLKQHFH; via the coding sequence ATGGAAATCGAGCGGATCAACGAAAATACCGTTAAATTTTTTATTTCGTATGTCGACGTGGAAGAAAGGGGATTCGACCGCGAAGAAATTTGGTATAACCGGGAAAAAAGTGAAGAACTTTTCTGGGAAATGATGGATGAGGTACACGAAGAAGAAGGATTTGTTTTTGACGGTCCGTTATGGATTCAAGTCCAAGCTTTGGAAAAAGGGTTGGAAGTATTGGTAACGAAAGCTCAAATTTCCAAGGATGGCAACCGTTACGAGCTACCCTTTTCCGAAGATAAATTAAAGGAACTGTCCATCGACGAACAAATCGAAAAATACCTTGACGATCATTTTTACGAAAATAGTTTGGATACCACGGAAAGTGAGAGAAATGAAACGGTTTCCTTCATAGCAGATTTCCAAGATTTTGAAGACTTGATTTCTTTATCAAAACGACCATTACCTCGTGACATGCGATCACGGTTGTTTTCGATGGATCAAAAATATTATTTATATACCGAGTATTCCTTCGAGCATTTTTCAGAAGAAGAAGTGGACAATATGATTAGCGTTATTTTGGAATACGGATCCGAATCAAAGCGAACATTGGAAGTTTTAGAAGAGTATGGCGATGAAATTATTGAAGAAAATGTATTTGACGTATTAAAACAACATTTTCATTAG
- the spxA gene encoding transcriptional regulator SpxA codes for MVTLYTAPSCTSCRKAKAWLEEHDIPYRERNIFSEPLTMEEIKEIFRMTEDGTDEIISTRSKTFQKLNVNLEALPLQELFKLIQDYPGLLRRPIIIDEKRLQVGYNEDEIRRFLPRKVRTYHLIQAQRLVN; via the coding sequence ATGGTTACATTGTACACTGCACCGAGTTGTACTTCATGTCGGAAAGCGAAGGCGTGGTTAGAAGAACATGATATCCCTTATAGAGAACGGAACATTTTTTCAGAGCCCCTTACGATGGAAGAAATTAAAGAAATTTTTCGTATGACGGAAGACGGAACCGATGAAATTATTTCAACTCGTTCCAAAACGTTTCAAAAGTTAAACGTCAATTTAGAAGCCCTTCCACTACAAGAATTGTTTAAATTGATTCAAGATTACCCAGGTCTTTTACGACGTCCGATTATTATTGACGAAAAACGTTTACAAGTGGGCTATAACGAAGATGAAATTCGCCGGTTCTTACCGAGAAAAGTTCGGACGTACCATTTGATTCAAGCGCAAAGGCTCGTCAATTAA
- the trpS gene encoding tryptophan--tRNA ligase — protein MMKTIFSGIQPSGTLTIGNYVGALKQFVELQHDYQCYFCIVDQHAITVPQDPQTLRKNIRSLAALYLAVGIDPEKATLFIQSEVPAHAQAAWMLQCISYIGELERMTQFKEKSAGKEAVSAGLLTYPPLMAADILIYQTDLVPVGEDQKQHLELTRNLAERFNKKFREIFTVPEIQVPKVGARIMSLQDPKKKMSKSDPNQKGYISLLDEPKQIEKKIKSAVTDSEGVVKYDKENKPGISNLMSIYSTFSKRSISEIEEMYEGKGYGQFKADLAEIVIQELQPIQEKYKQLIESPELDRILDEGAEKANRIASKMVKKMERAMGLGRKRR, from the coding sequence ATCATGAAAACGATTTTTTCAGGAATTCAACCGAGCGGAACGTTAACGATTGGCAACTATGTCGGAGCCTTGAAGCAATTCGTTGAGTTGCAACACGATTATCAATGTTATTTTTGCATCGTCGACCAACATGCCATCACCGTTCCACAAGATCCACAAACGTTAAGAAAAAATATCCGAAGTCTTGCTGCCCTTTATTTAGCAGTCGGAATCGATCCAGAAAAGGCAACGCTCTTTATCCAATCGGAGGTCCCTGCCCATGCCCAAGCCGCGTGGATGTTACAATGCATTTCTTATATCGGGGAATTGGAAAGAATGACCCAGTTTAAAGAAAAATCTGCTGGAAAAGAAGCTGTTTCAGCGGGACTGTTAACGTATCCTCCATTAATGGCTGCGGATATTTTAATTTATCAAACGGATCTCGTACCGGTCGGTGAAGATCAAAAGCAACATTTAGAATTGACCCGAAATTTAGCGGAACGATTTAATAAAAAATTTAGGGAAATTTTTACGGTGCCAGAAATTCAAGTGCCAAAAGTCGGCGCTCGCATTATGTCACTTCAAGATCCGAAGAAAAAAATGAGCAAATCCGATCCGAATCAAAAAGGTTATATTTCCCTCCTCGATGAACCGAAACAGATTGAGAAAAAAATTAAAAGTGCCGTTACCGATTCAGAAGGAGTCGTAAAATACGACAAAGAAAACAAACCGGGTATTTCCAACTTAATGTCCATATACTCTACGTTCAGCAAACGATCGATTTCCGAAATCGAAGAAATGTACGAAGGAAAAGGATACGGACAATTTAAAGCAGATTTAGCGGAAATCGTTATTCAAGAATTACAACCCATTCAAGAAAAATATAAACAATTAATTGAATCACCCGAATTGGACCGAATTTTAGATGAAGGTGCGGAAAAGGCGAACCGGATTGCATCGAAAATGGTTAAAAAAATGGAACGAGCGATGGGACTCGGGAGAAAACGCCGTTAA